The genome window GCTCTGTAAAGGGGCAAAACTAAACAAAGAGCAATGGGGGAGAAAGGACGGGATTTCAAAGAGAAATAAAGGTGACCATGAGCATCTATTCTTGATTTGTCTCCTCTTTGTTTTCCTTCAATTCCCTTGTGTGGTCAAAATTCCAGCAGGTATGATACGAATTCAGTTGATAAGGAGGAGACAAGATTTTTCTTCATGTACTGTAATAACTCTTATCATTTCAATTGTAACTTAGTAAATTGTCTTGCACTCTGTGACAGCCACAGATTGTCATTCTTTGAATGCCTCTGGTATAAGGTATCCTGATGTCCTCTATGTAAGTGTGCTGTGATGaatctgtatttgtgtgtgtgtgtgtgtattgtagagGGCCACATGCTGTCCTTTGTCACTGTGACAAGTGCTGACATGACATGTTAAAATGGTTAACAAAGGCAAACGCAGTGACTACTGTTTTTTTTATTATTGCAAAATCGGACTTCAAAGTATTTTTCTGTGTAGACAGACAGAAATGTTTCATCAAATCAGAACAAATCAAGcgttatttatacagcacatttcagataTGGAATGCAACACAATGTGCTTCACAGGAAAAAAACAAATTAAACATTTACTACTCATCAAACATAAGAGGATAAAAAAAAAGAATAACAATAAAAACTGAATAACTAAGAAGCACCTtaaggaaaagcaaagctaaaaaTGAGTGTCCAGTCAAATCAAAATCCTGCATaatttcctaggaacgcgaagcgaggcggccatctctgtcggcgccggcaGTTTGGACCCCcttcaggttctctggcaggcgaTTACAGAGGCTGgtggcatagtaactaaaggctgcccctccatgcctcttggtcctaggctttgggatagttaaaaggccagtgccagagaacccgagggacctactgggtacataactaAAAACATGTCAGACATGTATTGGGGTGCACAAtcgtggattgatttaaaaaccaatcTTAAAATGTATTCTAAAACTCACAGGTAGCCAGTACAGAGACCTTAAaaccggtgtaatgtgtgctctccgtCTGGTCTTCGTCAGTACCTGTGCTGCAGCATTCTGCATGCTTTGCAGTTGACCAATGcctttcttgggtagaccagacaggagagtaATTACAGTAGTCAAGtctgcttgtaataaaagcatggatgagtttctctgtatcagcctgagagagaaatgTACTGCACCTTCACAATATTCCTCAGgtggtaaaaatatattttggttacaTTCCTAATGTGTGATTTGAAATTTagttcagaatctaaaataacacCTAGGTTTTTTACCTGGTGTTTTATCTTTATTGCCCGTGAATTAAATTGTGTGGCTCGATTCTTTCTCTGTGCTTTGACTCCAACAATAAGTACCTCTgtcttgtcttgatttagctggaggaagttgtgagccatccaaGTATTTAAATCCCTAATACAATCTTAGAATTTATCCGTGGAGCATTTCTGGTGACGCAGAAATGTAAATTTGTGTATGGTCTAAGTAAACAGTTAAAATAATGCTGTGCTTTCTGATGATGGTGCAAAGGGGTAACATATATAAACCGAACAGTACCGGACCCATGATACTCCATGTTATATTCTAATCAACTGGCTTGTTCTTGTGTCAGGAAACAAAATACCAGATTCATCAGATAATATACCTGGCCATTACAACAGATCAAAGATTTTTGACCACATTCGTAGTTACTGTGTTTTGCCTTTGTAGGGCAATATAGGGCTGCTGATACTATACTGCCCATAggacagacgcacgcacacacacacacggtccaaTTAATCCAGCCAACAACAGAAAGGGTTAATTAATCAGAAGGAGTGAGAGATTTGCATGTTTCTCATTCATTTCTTTGTTCTGTACAGGACACCTACAGATTACCCAGCTCTGCCAAATTGCCATGTATACAAACGTGAGTAAATCACAACAAGTATATGtggtccctcttccctcccttccaCTCAGTCTCATTGCCCCTGTAGATGACTTTCATTAGTAATGAGCAGGACAcaggaggagatgaaggaggaggaacagagacaCGGCCAAATGTCTTCTGACTTGATTAATATACATACCTAATTCTGTTATTTTATACGGCCGGCAAATTAAAAGAGCTGGCCACTTCATTCCGCTGCTCCGTGTTTCCATTAGCCAGAGTGTGGGGAATGGGAGGACCAGGTTAGGGATGACGCTGGTGGCAGCCTGGCTGTGTAAATTAGTGGGTGTGTCCCAGGGCTTGATCAGTACAGTATGTAGAGTATTCATCAAGAGGCAGCTCCTCCCTTACACACGCCCTGGATGCTTTTAATTGCTCCTGGTAAAATAACTTTAAGAGGCGTAACAGAGTTGGACATGGAGAAGCTTCCtttgccttgtgtgtgtgtgtgtgtgtgtgtgtgtgtgtgtgtgtgtgtgtgtgtgtgtgtgtgtgtgtgtgtgtgtgtgtgtgtgtgtgtgtgtgtgtgtgtgtgtgtgtgtgtgtgtgtgtgtgtgtgtgtgtgtgtgtgtgtgtgtgtgtgtgtgtgtgtgtgtgagagagagagagacaagctgTCAATTTCGTTTTTTGGTGCAGATGCATAACTGTTGGGGGTGTGTTACGTGTGTATGTGTTGACTCAAATTGGGAGGGAAATTGCCCACAGACACCAGCAACAAGTTTAGTGGTCCTGACCTATGGGGACAGATTCATTACGAGAGGGAGGATCCAAGGACAAAGCACTGCCCTAACAATAGAGACCATGCCTGCAGTAGCACAGCAGAGGTGCAACAGCAAAGGAGGCCTATTGTATTAACTCTGAGAGCGGAGTCCCATCTGAAGGACTGTGTGACAGTGTAACTACTGCAGCACTGAATGGTGCTTGCTTGGTAGGACACAGAAGTTTACAGGATATATACGTTCCTGTAGGGATTTACCCAGACAGGTCAAATGGTAGGACACAGAAGTTTACAGGATATATACGTTCCTGTAGGGATTTACCCAGACAGGTCAAATGGTAGGACACAGAAGTTTACAGGATATATACGTTCCTGTAGGGATTTACCCAGACAGGTCAAATGGTAGACAGGTCAAATCAAATGGTAGGACACAGAAGTTTACAGGATATATACGTTCCTgtagagatttacccagacagGTCAAATGGTAGGACACAGAAGTTTACAGGATATATAAGTTCCTGTAGGGATTTACCCAGACATGTCAAATGGTCAGAAAACTCCTGCCCCTGATGAGAGTTTAAAAAATGAGAGTAAAAAAATCAACACTTATATTGACACATATTGATACATTTTAGTTAAGGTGCAAATCCAGGTGGCAAACGAAAGTTAATTAATAGGGGAAAAAATAAAGACCTTGAATTTTCATCAGTGCACAGGCTGGCACTGGTGTCAATGTTATCTGTGGTATGAATGcccccatccttccctcccccatctcAGCCCATCTGtgcccaccagcctcctctactcAGAGCCCAGAACAAATTAGGTCTGATTTTAATAACCCAAGGGAAGGGAACTGTTGCATTGTTTTACTAatagggaggaggagtgtttgtTGAGAGTTAATTTAATAGATTGCtttgaagagtgtgtgtgtgtgtgtgtgtgtgtgtgtgtgtgtgtgtgtgtgtgtgtgtgtgtgtgtgtgtgtgtgtgtgtgtgtgtgtgtgtgtgtgtgtgtgtgtgtgtgtgtgtgtgtgtgtgtgtgtgtgtgtgtgtgtgtgtgtgtgtgtgtgtgtgtgtgtgtttgccaacATGTGGTGGTTGTGGGGGCGTTGCACATCTCTATAAAATTGAGAGGGTTGAGTGTTGCTCCAAGACACTTGTGCAGAGCCATGCTTTGTGACGGACCAATGTCAGGAGAGAGCCTGCTGAGTCCAGCTCAGACAGAATTCCACTCAGTGGGGACAGTTGATCTCTTGTCAGAATACACCCTGATGTTACCGGGGGAAACCTTGGAGGACCACAGCAATACCAGCAAATGTGAGTTTGATAAACATGTTGTAATTTACATGTTTATATTGTATCATGTACACATAATTATGTTTTATTAAAATCAGTCTTATGGTAGAGGTTAAAGTTTTGATTGCTATAGTTGGTTTTGAATACATCAAATTCAGTATTTTCCTCATTCGTTATGATACAAATAATGTTACTAGATAAAACCTGTAACCTAAACACACCATTGAGATGAGAACGTTTTTGCTGAGAAATGTAAAGATTAAATGTTTAATGTTCCCTCATTGACTTATTCTTGATTACTGTTGattatgaaaaatatatataagtcTCTTATCATGAACATGCTGTAAGAAAGACAAAAATTTCACAATGTTTATGTTGATGCCATGGAAAGGTAATTTTCAGTACAGTATTCCCTGTAATTCCAGTGGGTCCAGGGTGCAATGAGGAGTCATGTCCACAGGGGGCGGTATGGCCCTGCGCTGGCTGTGGAGAGTCCATCAGAGACCCTGTGGTGCTACGGGTTGGGTCAAACCAGCAGTGGCACACAGGGTGCCTGTGGTGTGACGAGTGCCACTGTCCCCTGGGAGAGAGTGTCAGCTGCTTCCTGAGGGACGGGAGGACCTTGTGTAGGACAGATTATGCACGGTGAGTCAGCAGCTTTGGTGGGACAGTAGAGAAGTTGTAACGATAAAACATGAACATTGTAAGGTCAACTTTGTGTGTATATTATGTTTGTATTTCTTAACTCTTTGAATGTGTttgttgatggtgtgtgtgtgtttgtgaacagctTCCAACCTTTAGTTTTGTCATTTTTAACCATGTGAATGTCTTTgttattgattgtgtgtgtgtgtgttagactatTTGCAGAGAAGTGTGGAGGCTGCGGGGAGGCAGTACTGTCCTCTGACCTGGTTGTGAGGGCAGGAAGACAGAACTATCACCCTGACTGTCTGCACTGCTCGCTCTGTGGTGCATTACTCATGCCTGGGGATAGCTTCACCCTGGGACCAGGAGGACCATGCTGCCAGGCAGAGCACACGATGCCAGAGCAACAGATCCAAAAAGCAGACTCACTAAAGAAAAGAAAAGGTCTGTGAAGTTTATATGCATAATAAAATAGAGATTTTTTTTCCCATTAGAGTTAATGATAATTATGAAACTGTCTCAAAGGTCTGTCTCATCTTTCCCTATAATCGGTAAGTTTAATGTTCCTTAAGTTAAGTTGAATCATTCTCACCTATGTCAGGgtcagggagaagaggaggagtttGGGAGAGAAGGTGGTTGGACAGGGGTAGGAGTAGAGGGGTGCGGGTGCGGGTGCGTACCGTCCTCAGTGACACCCAGCTGAAAGCCTTGTGCACCTGCTACTCCCAGACCCCCCGGCCTGACGCAGAGGTCAAGCTCCAGCTGAGTCAGCTGACTGGCCTAAACAAGCGGGTCATCAGGGTGTGGTTCCAGAACAAACGCTGCAAGGACAAGAAGAGCCACGCCAAAAAAGGAGGCAGACCAGTGTCAGACTTGAACTTTACAgtgagtactgtgtgtgtgcggctgtctgtctgtctgtctgtgaacaCAGTTGATCATCACTCCCTATGTTCCAGGCCCTGCTGTGTACTGCAGCCAGACCGATGGTGGTCCTCTCTCCTGAGCCCCCTGACTTTGCCCTCCAGATTTACGTCTATGAGTCATCATGGCAACCACTTGATGGCCAAATCAAGCTCTCAGCTGACCATGATGAGCTGACCCTCACTCACATTTCCCAGGTAAATCAGAGTGTGTATCAGGTAGTGTAATGTCCCTTTGTGTGACATATCAGAACCTGATTATGACTGCAACAACCTAACCTTAGACCTACACCTTATACTGTAGATTGATTGGCATTAGCTACTCCTTTATCCAGTTTCATTTGTCAGCCCTGACTGTGGTGGCCAACACTCATCATTTCTCTTTCACTTCCCCTCAGAGAACGTGTTTTTCAGAAGAACTGGGTTCTCCACCGCAGCAGGGTGATGAGTACTCCGTCACCATTCGGACTATCTAGACAGCCACCATCCCAACTGAACTGTTACTGTAACTGAGTTATCAAGACCCTGTGTCTAATCTGAAGGGGCTTCAAGCAGCTTTAAATCATGTAATTTGTTATTTAATGTATGCTATAATTATTAAACTAGTTCCCAAACAGGAGAATGTTGTGTTGGGGGAAAAAATGATGACATCATTTGGGTCCCAGTTCTGCATGTTCTGTTTTCTGTATGGGTAACTGGATTAAAGGTCATGGGTCAATGAGACAGAACAAAATGTGCACCACTATACTATGGCCCATGCAGCACACAGTGGTTTTAGACCATGAGGTTTCATCCAGACCGCCAGTCATCACATGAAGCTTTAACTTCTGGCAGACTATGGTGTGATCTGTCAACATGTGATTTAAACACAGTCTGTTTGCATAGTCACAGTCTGGGAGTTTGCGTTTGGGAATTAATTAAATCTCCACAAAACCAAGCCGCCAGATGTCAACTCTATTGGAACATATTTCATTCCAAAATGTGAAACTCGTATTCTGAACTGATTGATATTTTCTGATTGATTGTCCTGGAAATGATTATTCACTCTGTCTACATCCACTTTACAACAACTCCAGTGTGAAACCTATTATTGTAGAAAGCAAATCTGAACAACTTGTTCCTTCTTCCTGTTTGACTTTAAAAAAAGGGCATTTGGGTTTTTAAAATCCTGCTGCAGGCAGATAATGTTAATGGCCATTTCACCCCACA of Oncorhynchus gorbuscha isolate QuinsamMale2020 ecotype Even-year linkage group LG15, OgorEven_v1.0, whole genome shotgun sequence contains these proteins:
- the LOC123997244 gene encoding insulin gene enhancer protein ISL-2B-like, with protein sequence MSGESLLSPAQTEFHSVGTVDLLSEYTLMLPGETLEDHSNTSKLGPGCNEESCPQGAVWPCAGCGESIRDPVVLRVGSNQQWHTGCLWCDECHCPLGESVSCFLRDGRTLCRTDYARLFAEKCGGCGEAVLSSDLVVRAGRQNYHPDCLHCSLCGALLMPGDSFTLGPGGPCCQAEHTMPEQQIQKADSLKKRKGSGRRGGVWERRWLDRGRSRGVRVRVRTVLSDTQLKALCTCYSQTPRPDAEVKLQLSQLTGLNKRVIRVWFQNKRCKDKKSHAKKGGRPVSDLNFTALLCTAARPMVVLSPEPPDFALQIYVYESSWQPLDGQIKLSADHDELTLTHISQRTCFSEELGSPPQQGDEYSVTIRTI